The following coding sequences are from one Bufo bufo chromosome 2, aBufBuf1.1, whole genome shotgun sequence window:
- the LOC120989478 gene encoding E3 SUMO-protein ligase ZBED1-like, with amino-acid sequence MVERFLEQQPAVCATLLSPEVRRGESDLCTLNETDVSNAEDAVSALKPMKDATMLMSEERNPTVSLIAPINAQLLQSMTDTMGDTPMIHEIKNSIRTDLQKRYSSEAEKKILHTASALDPRFKGLPFILTDEERLEIFKGVTEEAASLEITSDESERTQEDHQVPRRKQTLEEEDSSPIEDNHSPPSPPKKARSLLVSLLGQSFTDTEGTIEPKKTPYAKAEEEMENYCKAPPLPLTEDPLNWWREHEVIFPLLSRLSKQYLCIPGTSVSAERVFSTAGDVVTAKRSALKPDHVDQLVFLQKNLHVPKC; translated from the exons ATGGTCGAGAGGTTCTTGGAACAACAACCTGCAGTCTGTGCCACCTTGCTGTCTCCAGAAGTCAGAAGAGGAGAGTCCGATCTCTGCACTCTAAACGAAACAGATGTGTCAAATGCAGAGGACGCCGTGAGTGCATTAAAGCCAATGAAAGATGCAACCATGCTGATGTCAGAAGAGCGCAATCCAACAGTTTCTCTCATTGCCCCTATAAATGCACAACTTCTCCAGAGCATGACAGACACGATGGGAGACACACCCATGATCCATGAGATCAAGAATTCTATTAGAACAGATCTCCAGAAGAGGTACAGCAGTGAGGCCGAGAAGAAGATCCTTCATACAGCCTCTGCACTGGATCCTCGCTTTAAGGGACTGCCTTtcatcctcacagatgaagaaagATTGGAGATATTTAAAGGAGTCACTGAGGAAGCTGCATCCTTGGAG ATTACATCAGATGAGAGTGAGAGGACACAAGAGGATCATCAAGTGCCTAGAAGAAAACAAACTCTGGAAGAAGAGGACAGTTCACCCATCGAAGACAACCATTCTCCACCATCTCCTCCCAAAAAGGCCAGATCGCTGCTCGTGAGTTTGCTGGGACAgtctttcactgacactgaaggtACAATAGAACCCAAAAAGACCCCCTATGCCAAGGCTGAAGAGGAAATGGAAAACTATTGTAAAGCCCCACCTCTGCCTCTCACTGAGGACCCTTTGAACTGGTGGCGTGAGCATGAGGTCATATTTCCCCTCCTTTCTCGGCTGTCAAAGCAATACTTGTGTATCCCAGGTACAAGCGTGTCTGCAGAGCGGGTTTTCTCCACTGCAGGAGATGTGGTAACTGCAAAAAGAAGCGCCCTCAAACCAGACCATGTAGATCAATTGGTGTTCTTACAGAAAAATCTACATGTTCCCAAATGCTGA